In a single window of the Danio rerio strain Tuebingen ecotype United States chromosome 20, GRCz12tu, whole genome shotgun sequence genome:
- the rsph3 gene encoding radial spoke head protein 3 homolog, with the protein MASNLQAQHETQSGVYTFSSRPRAVPNRPKYRQADPSLNEEQSSYGNIMYDRRVVRGNTYAQHIIPITSQPDPVEFFRQQQQEARRRAMSRRRLKEQFNSKTPDPLEGRKNIDVQTELYLEELSDRIEEVSVECQTDFFLDKPATPLFIPAKSGRDVATQIEEGELFDFDLEVKPMLQVLVGKTIEQALLEVMEEEELDSLRAQKKAFKEIRDAELVEVQRLEERERRLRVEKENRIKQQKAMLEKEKETADKIAARAFAQQYLSDLLPSVYSSLRDCGYFYDPVQRDIETGFLPWLMEEVGNTLEKRYVARMVLDMLIQDVTNQRSEAFHMKE; encoded by the exons ATGGCATCTAATTTACAGGCACAACACGAAACGCAGAGCGGGGTTTACACGTTTTCCAGCCGTCCGCGTGCAGTTCCCAACCGCCCCAAATACAGACAGGCTGATCCGTCACT AAATGAAGAGCAGAGCAGTTATGGAAACATCATGTATGACCGACGTGTTGTCAGAGGAAATACATATGCTCAACATATCATTCCCATT ACATCTCAACCGGACCCAGTGGAGTTCTTCAGACAGCAGCAGCAGGAGGCCAGAAGAAGAGCAATGTCCCGAAGACGGCTGAAGGAGCAGTTTAATTCAAAAACACCAGACCCACTAGAGGGCAGAAAGAACATAGACGTGCAAACAG AGTTGTATCTGGAAGAGCTCAGCGATCGTATAGAGGAGGTCAGCGTGGAATGCCAAACAGACTTCTTTCTGGACAAACCGGCAACTCCACTCTTTATCCCAGCCAAAAGTGGACGAGATGTGGCCACACAGATAGAAGAGGGAGAG CTGTTTGACTTTGACCTGGAGGTGAAGCCCATGCTGCAGGTGTTGGTGGGGAAGACGATCGAGCAGGCACTGCTGGAGgtgatggaggaggaggagctggacAGTCTGAGGGCGCAGAAGAAGGCATTCAAGGAGATTCGAGACGCTGAGCTGGTGGAGGTGCAGAGGCTTGAAGAGAGGGAACGGCGCCTCCGTGTGGAGAAG GAGAACCGAATAAAGCAGCAGAAGGCAATGTTGGAGAAAGAAAAGGAAACAGCAGATAAAATCGCTGCGAGGGCATTTGCTCAGCAGTATTTGTCTGACTTGTTGCCTTCGGTCTACTCCAGTCTGAGGGATTGTGGCTACTTCTATGACCCTGTGCAGAGAG ATATAGAGACCGGATTCCTCCCTTGGCTGATGGAAGAAGTCGGCAATACTTTAGAAAAGAGATACGTAGCAAGAATGGTGCTTGACA TGCTCATTCAAGATGTCACTAACCAAAGATCTGAAGCCTTTCACATGAAAGAATAA